The stretch of DNA CTTTCTCAGTTTTAAATCTTCCTCATCTACTGTTGCTCCAAAAGCAACAGATAAATCTTTTAACTCGTTTGGATATAATTTATAACTTTTATGATTGTCTGCAAATGAAGCTCCAAATTCCGGAGCGTATTTATTTAATAACTTGAACATCGCTTTCATTTCCTTTGGTCCACGTTCATCCATAGCCATTCTGGTAATATTGTTCCATCCTTTTTCTACCAGATGTGTTTTAAACTGACTTAAAAATGGGATCCATAAATCTTCATATTCTTTTGTTCCTGGTGGCGCTTTTATCTTTACCTCTTCACCTTTGGCCTCATCAAAATAATAAAACTCATTCCCCCAAGGCACCATAGAATAACAGCTAATTTGATTTTTAACTCCTAAATCCATCATGAATTGTACCCAGTTATCAAAAACAGTATAATCGTATTCCCATGTGCCATCTGTTTTCTTTTTCCAATCAATCATGGCTTCAAATTGGTCGAAAGTTTGTCCACCCCAAGGACGTTTGTTTAGTGACACCGTAATTACTTTTTGACCTGCATCAGCAAGTGTTTTCATAAGTGGTTTTAATAAATCCCAATGCTCTTGAGACCATGTTTCTACTTTATGAAAACGTGCTACAGCATAAGGATTTTGCCATAAATCTAAATGAAACTTCCAATCGGCAGGAAGCGGTAATATTTTATCTATAACATCCAGTTGAAATTTAAATTTTTGTGAATCTTGCCCCTCAATATTTAAAGTTACTGTACTAGTATATGTATTAGGTTTTGCATCTTGAGGAACATCCATAGTGACCCAAATTGGTCTAGTTTCTTGTGCTTTAATTTTGTACGAACTAACGGGTTCTAAAGCATCGGCAGCTAAAGATGATGCAAAATCTTCTGGTTTTCTATAGCCACAACCTCCAGCAAATTCATCTGTAATTACATATTTTACAAATCGTAATTGGGCAATACTTGATGGTAAT from Flavivirga spongiicola encodes:
- a CDS encoding DUF4091 domain-containing protein; protein product: MKYILFALCISLSISCQQQKDIVIAQTYVEPQDPSPKADENWLTVEKGLHASITSKDNRFVKSVIPKIEQRNSWEDEAWKGERVSAQMVLWSNDSINKVDLEISDFISEDGSSLPSSIAQLRFVKYVITDEFAGGCGYRKPEDFASSLAADALEPVSSYKIKAQETRPIWVTMDVPQDAKPNTYTSTVTLNIEGQDSQKFKFQLDVIDKILPLPADWKFHLDLWQNPYAVARFHKVETWSQEHWDLLKPLMKTLADAGQKVITVSLNKRPWGGQTFDQFEAMIDWKKKTDGTWEYDYTVFDNWVQFMMDLGVKNQISCYSMVPWGNEFYYFDEAKGEEVKIKAPPGTKEYEDLWIPFLSQFKTHLVEKGWNNITRMAMDERGPKEMKAMFKLLNKYAPEFGASFADNHKSYKLYPNELKDLSVAFGATVDEEDLKLRKQNGYISTHYVCCSDGFPNVFTFSPPAEGVFIGWYSIAANFDGFLRWAYNSWVENPLQDSRFRAWPAGDTYMVYPDNRSSIRFETLREGIQDAEKIRILREDFTKRDMKVALDTLNKLVAEFNITKKPEDLEGMLRNAKKELNGLAKK